A segment of the Pseudomonas serboccidentalis genome:
GCGCAGCGGCTGGGGCGGTACCGCGCCGCAACAGGTGCGCGAGCAGATCGGCCGCTTGAAAACCGCCCTCGCCGCGCAACAGCAGTGGACGGAAAACTATCAGGGCTTCCGCCTCTGAAGCCCAAAACACAAAACCCTGTAGGAGTGAGCTTGCTCGCGATGGCACCTGCCCATGCAACATTGATGTTGGCTGACCCACCGCTATCGCGAGCAGGCTCACTCCTACAAGGGGCCGGTGTTGGATTTGAAACACAAGTGTACGGAGAAACACCATGAGCCAGACTCAGGCAGAACGACTCCAGGCGGAGCGCAAACTGGCGGAGAACCAGTTCGATATCACCCAGTACCAGCATGTGCCACGGCGCTATTACGGGCGGATTTTCTTCGCCACGCTGATCGTCATCGCGATCATCGGCCTGGTGCGCGCCTTCGCCGAAGGCAAGATCGAATGGTCGTACATCGGCCAGTTCCTGACCTCCCAGGCGATCATGTGGGGCCTGTTCAACACCATCATCATGGCCGTCCTGGCGATGGCGCTGGGCATTGTGTTCGGGGTGATCACGGCGATCATGCGCATGTCGGCCAACCCGATCCTGCGGTACGTGGCGCTGACCTACACCTGGCTGTTTCGCGGTACGCCGCTGATCCTGCAACTGCTGCTGTGGTTCAACCTGGCGCTGATTTTCCCCACCATCGGCATCCCCGGGCTGTTCGAACTCGATACCGTGAGCCTGATGACCCCGTTCGTGGCAGCGCTGCTCGGCTTGAGCATCAACCAGGGCGCCTACACCGCTGAAGTGGTGCGCGCCGGCCTGCTGTCGGTGGACACCGGGCAGTACGAAGCGGCCAAGTCGATCGGCATGCCGCGTCTGCAGGCGCTGCGCCGGATCATCCTGCCGCAGGCCATGCGCATCATTATTCCGCCGGTCGGCAACGAATTCATCGGCATGGTCAAGATGACCTCACTGGCGAGCGTGATCCAGTACTCGGAACTGCTCTACAACGCCCAGAACATTTACTACGCCAACGCCCGAGTGATGGAGCTGCTGATCGTCGCCGGCATCTGGTACCTGGCCACTGTCACCGTGCTGTCCTTTGGTCAAAGCCGTCTGGAGCGTCGCTTCGCTCGCGGCGCCGGCAAGCGTTCTTGAGGAATCGAACATGAGAAGCATCGTCAAGGCCGTCAGCCTGAACAAGTATTACGACCAGTACCACGCGCTCAAGGACATCAACATCGAAGTCGAGCAAGGCGAAGTGCTGTGCATCATCGGCCCGTCCGGCTCGGGCAAGAGCACCCTGCTGCGTTGCGTCAACCAGTTGGAAAAGATCGACAAGGGCGGCTTGTGGGTCGACGGCGAACTGGTCGGCTATCGGGTCGTAGGCAACAAGCTGCACGAACTCAATGAATCGCAGATCGCCCGCCAGCGCCTGGCGACCGGCATGGTGTTCCAGCGCTTCAACCTGTTTCCGCACATGACTGTGCTGCAAAACATCATCGAAGGCCCGTGCCAGGTGCTCAAGCGCTCGCCCAAGGAAGCCCACGAAGAAGCCCTGGAGCTGCTGGCCCGCGTCGGCCTGGCCGACAAACGCAACAGCTACCCGATCGAACTTTCGGGCGGTCAGCAGCAACGAGTCGCCATCGCCAGGGCGCTGGCCATGCGCCCGAAACTGATGCTGTTCGATGAACCCACTTCGGCACTCGACCCGGAACTGGTCGGTGAGGTGCTGTCGGTCATGCGCGATCTGGCGCAGACCGGCATGACCATGATCGTCGTCACCCATGAACTGGGCTTCGCCCGCGAAGTTTCCAATCGCATGGTGTTCATGGACGGCGGGCAGATCGTGGAGGCTGGAAGCCCCGAAGAAATACTAATAAGTCCGCAAAACCCGCGCACCCAAAGCTTCATTTCTGCCGTTCGAACCTAAGCACCGATTGGTGCCACAACACTCATAAGAGAACGACCATGAAGAATTTCGTAATCCCCGCTGTACTCGCTTCTGTCATGTCTTGCGGTTTCGCCGTGGCCGCCGACCTGCCGGCCGGCATCAAGGAAAAAGGCGAGATTGTCGTGGCAATCATGCCGAACTATCCACCGATGGACTTCAAGGACCCGGCCACCAACACCCTGACCGGTCTGGACTACGACCTGGGCAACGCTCTGGCCGAACGTCTGGGGGTGAAGATCAAATGGCAGGAAACCGGCTTCGAACAAATGATCAATGCACTGACCACTGAGCGCGTCGACATGGTGTTGTCGGGCATGACCGACACTGCCGAGCGCCAGGCCAGTGTGACTTTCGTCGACTACTTCACCAGCGGCCCGCAGTTCTACACCTTGCAGAAGAACACCGCGACCAACGAGATCATTGATCTGTGCGGCAAGAAAGTCGGCACCAGCCGTCGCACCACATTCCCGGCAGAAATCGCCGCGTGGAGCAAGGCCAACTGTGAGGCCGTCGGCAAACCGGCGATCAACGTGATCGGCACCGAAGGCTCGGCCGACGCCCGAGCACAACTGCGCCAGAGCCGGATTGACGCGGCGATGCAGGGCAGCGAAACGCTGTCGTACCTCAAGACCCAGGAAAAGGACATGTACAAGACCGTCGGCCAGCCGATCTCGGTGCAGTTCACCGGCCTTGGCGTGAGCAAGAAAAAACCCGAGCTGAGCGCGGCGGTGAAAGTCGCCTTGCAGAGCATGGTCGATGACGGCAGCTACAACGCAATCCTGAAGAAGTGGGACCTGGAGTTGGGCGCGATCAAGGAAGTGACGATCAACGCCGGTCAGTAACACTTCGCCGCTGCCCCCCTGTAGGAGCTGCCGCAGGCTGCGATCTTTTGATCATGGTCTTAAAGATCGCAGNNNNNNNNNNNNNNNNNNNNNNNNNNNNNNNNNNNNNNNNNNNNNNNNNNNNNNNNNNNNNNNNNNNNNNNNNNNNNNNNNNNNNNNNNNNNNNNNNNNNAGCTCCTACAGGGATATTGCGGTCGATCAGGTCCGCATCCCGCGCCCACTCACCAGCAACCGCGCACAACCGAGATACAACACCACGGTCGCCACCAGCATGAAGGTGATCGCAATGCCGATGCGGATATCCGACACCCCGAGAATGCCGTAGCGAAAGGCGTTGACCATGTGCAGTACCGGGTTGGCCAGCGACACGGTCTGCCAGAACGGCGGCAGCAAGGTGATCGAGTAGAACACCCCGCCCAGGTAGGTCAGCGGCGTCAGCACAAACGTCGGGATGATCGAGATGTCATCGAAGTTGCGCGCAAACACGGCGTTGATAAAGCCCAGCAGCGAGAAGATCGTCGCCGTCAGCACCACCACGAGGATGGTCACGCCGAGGTGATGCACCTGCAGATGCGTGAAGAACAGCGACAGAATCGTCACGATCACGCCAACCATCAGACCACGCAACACACCGCCGATGGTGAAGCCGATCAGAATCGTGTGCGGCGACACGGGCGACACCATCAGCTCTTCGATGGAGCGCTGGAACTTGCTGCCGAAGAAACTCGAGACCACGTTACCGTAGGAGTTGGTGATCACCGACATCATGATCAGCCCCGGCACGATGTACTCCATGTAAGTGAAGCCACCCATGTCGCCGATCTGCCGACCGATCAGGTTACCGAAGATCACAAAGTACAGAACCATGGTGATCGCCGGCGGCAGCAGCGTCTGCGGCCAGATCCGCGTGAAGCGTTTGACCTCGCGGTAAACGATGGTCTGCAGGGCGACGAGGTTGGGACGGAATTCGGAACTCATACCGCCACCTTCGACAGATTTTTCTCCACCAGGGACACGAACAGCTCCTCGAGGCGATTGGTTTTGTTACGCAGGCTCAGCACTTCGATGTTCTGCTGCGCTAACTGAGTGAACAGCGCGGTGATGCCCATGGATTTGTCGACCTGGACTTCCAGGGTATGGCTGTCGATCAACCGGGCGGGATAGCCGATCAGTTGCGGCGCGGCGCTCAAGTCGTTTTTCAGATCCAGCAGGAAGGTCTCGACGTGCAACTGGCCCAGCAACTGTTTCATGCTGGTGTTCTCGACGATGGTGCCGTGGTCGATGATGGCGATGTTGCGGCACAGTTGTTCAGCCTCTTCCAGATAATGCGTGGTGAGGATGATGGTGATGCCTTTCTGGTTCAGCTCGGTGAGGAACGTCCACATCGAGCGGCGCAGTTCGATGTCGACCCCGGCGGTCGGTTCATCGAGGATCAACAGGCGTGGCTCATGCACCAACGCACGGGCAATCATCAGGCGCCGCTTCATGCCGCCGGACAGCGAACGCGACGGTACATCGCGTTTGTCCCACAGCCCGAGCTGGGTCAGGTACTGCTCGGCGCGTTCCTTGGCGACCTTCGCCGGAATGCCGTAGTAACCGGCCTGGGTCACGACGATGTCGAAGGTCTTTTC
Coding sequences within it:
- a CDS encoding ABC transporter substrate-binding protein, whose amino-acid sequence is MKNFVIPAVLASVMSCGFAVAADLPAGIKEKGEIVVAIMPNYPPMDFKDPATNTLTGLDYDLGNALAERLGVKIKWQETGFEQMINALTTERVDMVLSGMTDTAERQASVTFVDYFTSGPQFYTLQKNTATNEIIDLCGKKVGTSRRTTFPAEIAAWSKANCEAVGKPAINVIGTEGSADARAQLRQSRIDAAMQGSETLSYLKTQEKDMYKTVGQPISVQFTGLGVSKKKPELSAAVKVALQSMVDDGSYNAILKKWDLELGAIKEVTINAGQ
- a CDS encoding ABC transporter permease; the protein is MSSEFRPNLVALQTIVYREVKRFTRIWPQTLLPPAITMVLYFVIFGNLIGRQIGDMGGFTYMEYIVPGLIMMSVITNSYGNVVSSFFGSKFQRSIEELMVSPVSPHTILIGFTIGGVLRGLMVGVIVTILSLFFTHLQVHHLGVTILVVVLTATIFSLLGFINAVFARNFDDISIIPTFVLTPLTYLGGVFYSITLLPPFWQTVSLANPVLHMVNAFRYGILGVSDIRIGIAITFMLVATVVLYLGCARLLVSGRGMRT
- a CDS encoding ABC transporter ATP-binding protein produces the protein MSSALSIRQLTKTYGNGFQALSGIDLDVAEGDFFALLGPNGAGKSTTIGILSTLVNKTSGTVNIFGHDLDKNPAALKRSIGVVPQEFNFNQFEKTFDIVVTQAGYYGIPAKVAKERAEQYLTQLGLWDKRDVPSRSLSGGMKRRLMIARALVHEPRLLILDEPTAGVDIELRRSMWTFLTELNQKGITIILTTHYLEEAEQLCRNIAIIDHGTIVENTSMKQLLGQLHVETFLLDLKNDLSAAPQLIGYPARLIDSHTLEVQVDKSMGITALFTQLAQQNIEVLSLRNKTNRLEELFVSLVEKNLSKVAV
- a CDS encoding amino acid ABC transporter permease, with the protein product MSQTQAERLQAERKLAENQFDITQYQHVPRRYYGRIFFATLIVIAIIGLVRAFAEGKIEWSYIGQFLTSQAIMWGLFNTIIMAVLAMALGIVFGVITAIMRMSANPILRYVALTYTWLFRGTPLILQLLLWFNLALIFPTIGIPGLFELDTVSLMTPFVAALLGLSINQGAYTAEVVRAGLLSVDTGQYEAAKSIGMPRLQALRRIILPQAMRIIIPPVGNEFIGMVKMTSLASVIQYSELLYNAQNIYYANARVMELLIVAGIWYLATVTVLSFGQSRLERRFARGAGKRS
- a CDS encoding amino acid ABC transporter ATP-binding protein encodes the protein MRSIVKAVSLNKYYDQYHALKDINIEVEQGEVLCIIGPSGSGKSTLLRCVNQLEKIDKGGLWVDGELVGYRVVGNKLHELNESQIARQRLATGMVFQRFNLFPHMTVLQNIIEGPCQVLKRSPKEAHEEALELLARVGLADKRNSYPIELSGGQQQRVAIARALAMRPKLMLFDEPTSALDPELVGEVLSVMRDLAQTGMTMIVVTHELGFAREVSNRMVFMDGGQIVEAGSPEEILISPQNPRTQSFISAVRT